In Haloarchaeobius litoreus, the following are encoded in one genomic region:
- a CDS encoding lamin tail domain-containing protein, giving the protein MSRLDSFSDKLNSARNSRWRFLLYLIIVFVLLPVVLFLLPFMVAGAIATNYREAAHRLSFLPGISETGGVVSGVVAFVYTFIALSVFGAVLNLGDSPETTASNQPAATTVAPAATTQSALAETDTNTPAQEETTSDPPATTATTPSTPTPTPTRTTVRTASTPTTTAVPTPSPTPTTTAVPTQTPTPTPTTTTAATTIAGGGSDDSQLSISVHEDAIGDEYDNLDDEYVTLTNTGESTLDLSMWQIKDIADHTYTIPRSVTLAPGESVTLYTGHGTDTDTELYWGRDAPVWNNNGDTVFVFDTDGELVAEHTYG; this is encoded by the coding sequence ATGTCACGATTGGATTCCTTCTCGGATAAACTCAATTCCGCCCGAAATAGCCGGTGGAGGTTCCTTCTCTACCTAATCATCGTATTCGTACTACTTCCGGTCGTGCTTTTCCTGCTTCCGTTCATGGTGGCTGGTGCCATCGCGACCAACTACCGGGAGGCTGCACATCGTCTGAGTTTCCTCCCGGGGATTTCGGAGACCGGAGGAGTGGTCTCCGGAGTCGTCGCGTTCGTGTACACGTTCATTGCGCTCAGCGTCTTCGGAGCCGTTCTAAATCTCGGCGATAGCCCCGAAACAACCGCGTCGAACCAACCAGCGGCCACCACCGTAGCACCCGCTGCGACGACACAGAGTGCGCTCGCCGAAACAGACACGAACACTCCAGCTCAGGAGGAGACAACCAGCGACCCTCCCGCGACGACCGCCACTACACCCTCGACCCCGACGCCGACGCCGACACGCACGACCGTACGAACAGCGTCGACGCCGACTACGACGGCAGTACCAACTCCTTCTCCAACGCCGACCACGACGGCAGTACCAACACAGACGCCAACTCCGACCCCGACCACAACCACGGCCGCGACGACCATTGCAGGTGGAGGGAGTGACGACAGCCAGTTGTCGATCTCAGTCCACGAGGACGCCATCGGCGACGAGTACGACAACCTGGACGACGAGTACGTTACCCTCACAAACACGGGTGAGTCGACGCTCGACCTGTCTATGTGGCAGATCAAGGACATTGCCGACCACACCTATACCATCCCACGCAGCGTCACACTCGCGCCAGGGGAGAGCGTCACTCTCTACACTGGGCACGGCACGGACACAGACACGGAGCTGTACTGGGGCCGAGATGCACCCGTCTGGAACAACAACGGTGACACGGTATTCGTCTTCGACACCGATGGTGAGCTCGTCGCTGAACACACGTACGGGTGA
- a CDS encoding type B DNA-directed DNA polymerase: MPFTIDFLDDGRVLEWESTADGAVVTERDDYTPRFYVAPRSPDADIDLTRLRTLYERHPDIVATEYVSRRPGFRRDDEEVLAVHVDHIDRVAPLAQQARQLSAYPVGNLACFNVDLSREFRYCLETGVDPVPESELSTLRLSVPVTETAGDEYGELSIAGETVSGASEEILAAVQRAVEERDPDVLVCSTSEIIPTLFEMATGADVDEFTLSRWPGAKYQQLASRSTYSSYGRVGHSPARYNVPGRAIVDESNTFFHGETNLDGVLDLVSRSKKPLREVAWASIGNVLTAIQICEAHDRGVLVPWNSWRHEFYKPMGTLHEADRGGFIFAPEVGFHEDVHELDFSSLYPNIICTRNVSPDVIRCECHRHRDDVPGLGYAICDERGYLVDVLQPIIDARDEIKSEIRREEQRDDPNQERLAELRGRSGALKWILVACFGYQGFSNAKYGRIECHEAINAFAREILLDAKQRLEEGGWRVVHGIVDSIWVTPDSDVGDSQREDLGRLADEITETVEIRLEHEAHYDWVAFVPQRNSDTGALTKYFGKVAGKDEYKLRGIEARQRSTPKFIESVQRHCIEKLDTTRSPEAVLGCLRTAIGRLHAGKVSTDQLIHRNRVSKPLEGYKQNTRNVAALKRARDQKLAVHPGQSIEYVVVDDSNSSRERVALAHEEVGAYDASYYETQLVRAVESILSPLGWDQADIQRELVETRETDLADFITLEPD, encoded by the coding sequence ATGCCGTTCACGATCGACTTTCTCGACGACGGCCGGGTGCTCGAATGGGAGTCGACGGCTGACGGTGCGGTCGTGACCGAACGCGACGACTACACCCCACGCTTCTACGTGGCTCCGCGCTCACCCGACGCAGACATTGACCTCACGAGATTGCGCACGCTCTACGAGCGTCACCCGGACATCGTCGCGACGGAATACGTGTCTCGACGGCCCGGCTTTCGCCGCGACGACGAAGAGGTGCTCGCGGTCCACGTGGACCACATCGACCGGGTCGCCCCACTCGCACAGCAGGCCAGACAGCTATCTGCATATCCTGTCGGCAATCTCGCCTGTTTCAACGTCGACCTCTCGCGGGAGTTCCGCTACTGTCTGGAGACAGGCGTCGACCCGGTACCCGAATCGGAATTGTCGACACTCCGCCTCAGCGTTCCGGTCACCGAGACGGCTGGGGACGAGTACGGCGAACTGTCCATCGCTGGCGAGACGGTTTCAGGTGCCTCCGAGGAGATCCTGGCCGCGGTTCAACGGGCGGTCGAGGAACGTGACCCCGACGTCCTTGTCTGCTCGACGAGCGAGATTATCCCGACGCTGTTCGAGATGGCGACGGGCGCGGATGTCGACGAGTTCACGCTGAGTCGCTGGCCAGGTGCAAAATACCAGCAGCTCGCGAGTCGGTCGACGTATTCGAGCTATGGTCGCGTCGGCCATTCGCCAGCGCGGTACAACGTCCCCGGGCGAGCAATCGTCGACGAGTCGAACACGTTCTTCCACGGCGAGACGAACCTCGACGGTGTCCTCGACCTCGTCTCGCGCTCGAAGAAGCCCCTTCGGGAGGTCGCGTGGGCGTCGATAGGGAACGTGCTCACGGCGATTCAGATCTGCGAGGCCCACGACCGCGGCGTGCTGGTGCCGTGGAACTCCTGGCGACACGAGTTCTACAAGCCGATGGGCACGCTCCACGAGGCCGACCGTGGCGGATTCATCTTCGCACCAGAGGTCGGCTTCCACGAAGACGTTCACGAGCTCGACTTCTCGAGCCTCTATCCGAACATCATCTGCACCCGGAACGTCTCGCCGGACGTGATTCGGTGTGAATGCCATCGCCATCGCGACGATGTCCCCGGACTCGGCTACGCCATCTGTGACGAGCGTGGATACCTCGTCGACGTTCTCCAGCCCATCATCGACGCCCGCGACGAGATCAAGAGCGAAATCCGTCGTGAGGAACAGCGTGACGACCCGAACCAGGAGCGCCTCGCAGAACTCAGAGGACGGTCGGGTGCCCTCAAATGGATACTCGTCGCGTGCTTTGGCTATCAGGGTTTCTCGAACGCCAAGTACGGACGAATCGAGTGCCACGAGGCGATTAACGCGTTCGCCCGCGAGATTCTGCTGGACGCGAAACAACGGCTGGAGGAAGGCGGGTGGCGTGTCGTCCACGGCATCGTCGACTCCATCTGGGTGACCCCTGACTCCGATGTGGGCGACAGCCAACGCGAGGACCTCGGGAGGCTCGCAGACGAGATTACGGAGACTGTCGAGATTCGACTCGAACACGAGGCCCACTACGACTGGGTCGCGTTCGTCCCCCAGCGGAACAGCGACACTGGGGCGTTGACGAAGTACTTTGGGAAGGTTGCTGGCAAAGACGAGTACAAGCTTCGGGGAATCGAAGCGCGGCAGCGTTCGACGCCGAAGTTCATCGAATCCGTTCAGCGACATTGTATTGAGAAGCTCGATACGACGAGGTCACCTGAGGCGGTGCTGGGGTGTCTCAGGACTGCGATTGGGAGGCTCCACGCTGGGAAGGTCTCGACTGACCAGCTCATCCATCGGAACCGTGTTTCGAAGCCACTCGAAGGGTACAAGCAGAACACCCGGAACGTGGCTGCGCTCAAACGTGCCCGTGATCAGAAATTGGCTGTGCATCCCGGACAGAGTATCGAGTACGTCGTTGTCGACGACTCGAATTCCTCACGGGAACGTGTCGCACTCGCGCACGAGGAGGTCGGGGCCTACGACGCCTCGTACTATGAGACACAGCTCGTTCGTGCTGTAGAGAGCATTCTTTCGCCACTTGGATGGGACCAAGCGGATATTCAGAGAGAGCTTGTTGAGACACGTGAAACCGATCTGGCCGATTTCATAACTCTTGAGCCAGATTAG
- a CDS encoding Cdc6/Cdc18 family protein: protein MIRDARVLRAGFVPSEIEHRDAELNHLSSVLEPITNGEPADTAIVTGPSGTGKTCLSKFVTERLQEEVLDVKSTHVNCWRNYTRFRVLYQILDDLGKTIDIHRQSTPRDELVDRLQQYDDSRTVVILDEVDQLEDPSVLYDLHSIENIAIICIANEEEQLFSRVDDRLVSRLRSSEHVRMDRYHNDQLYDILQARAKRGLDPGTVTEHQLYRIADAAAGDARLGIGILRSAAGKADREEYEEITDDLLLDAATDARAQIKQRSLDSLTPHQRAVYDIVRKHGPVGPSEIHDRYTDEVDDPRTKRTVRTYLSKMEQYNLLDAEGTSRDREYSIVDPSNTSPIQ, encoded by the coding sequence TCCGAGCTGGGTTCGTCCCGAGTGAAATCGAGCATCGTGACGCCGAACTCAACCACCTCTCCAGCGTCCTCGAACCGATCACGAACGGCGAACCCGCTGACACCGCAATCGTGACTGGCCCCAGTGGAACCGGAAAGACGTGTCTCTCGAAGTTCGTCACTGAACGCCTGCAGGAGGAGGTATTGGACGTCAAGTCGACGCACGTCAACTGCTGGCGGAACTACACCCGCTTCAGAGTGCTCTACCAGATTCTCGACGACCTCGGGAAGACCATCGACATCCATCGGCAGTCGACGCCCCGTGACGAGCTGGTCGACCGCCTCCAGCAGTACGACGACTCCCGGACGGTGGTCATCCTCGACGAGGTCGACCAGCTCGAGGACCCGAGCGTGCTCTACGACCTGCACTCCATCGAGAACATCGCGATCATCTGTATCGCGAACGAGGAGGAGCAGTTGTTCAGTCGCGTCGACGACCGTCTCGTGAGCCGACTGCGCTCCAGTGAGCACGTTCGGATGGACCGGTACCACAACGACCAGCTCTACGATATTCTGCAGGCACGTGCGAAGCGCGGCCTCGACCCCGGCACGGTTACCGAGCACCAGCTCTACCGGATTGCCGACGCGGCAGCCGGTGATGCACGACTCGGAATCGGTATCCTCCGCTCTGCGGCGGGGAAGGCCGACCGCGAGGAGTACGAGGAGATTACGGACGACCTCCTGCTCGATGCGGCGACGGACGCCCGCGCCCAGATCAAACAGCGGAGTCTCGACTCGCTCACCCCGCACCAGCGAGCAGTCTACGATATCGTTCGAAAACACGGGCCAGTCGGGCCGAGTGAGATTCACGACCGCTACACGGACGAGGTCGACGACCCGCGGACGAAGCGTACGGTTCGGACGTATCTCTCGAAAATGGAGCAGTACAACCTCCTCGACGCCGAGGGAACGAGTCGCGACCGAGAGTACTCTATCGTCGACCCGTCGAACACGTCACCGATTCAGTAA